A window of Candidatus Hydrogenedens sp. contains these coding sequences:
- a CDS encoding glycosyltransferase family 39 protein, producing the protein MDIKRGGYCFISFFKSKYFFVLLLILIILFAFTVRYMYTKRGFPYLHNVDEPKIGSTALRMLKTGDLNPHFFNYGSLLIYINFLSDIVHYFYLMGQPESAESYLTSLNDIKINMDTGWPFTLSHPSFYHWGRVIIAIFGTLTVFVTFLTTKYIFNKWVGLLSALFLAALDIHVKNVYLMPNIPVAFFVMITTLFSIIFIKNKQTKYFIISLICVGLTIATKYNAGLIIIVPLIALVIVRFQRKDVVKPYLWYLIPVIPAITFLIVMPYAFLDIKTFLEHVGFEIRHYKVTGHVVFNKVLEKSTSQPGWDNMIFQFSEFHNNLGTINLIIIALGIIGIFKPTMFFTFIMPLFYFYFMTKMKVNLHQNFILFYPFFSILFASGVYFIYLFLRFLENYFFHKHKINFSLCLVSIIFTIYLLNLSYDRFAVSKKIYYSKDTRTQIVDFINNKMKNINKVYFAEELRMHEQDLRKIKVKQEVVPLEELIKIKDSKSIFVVPTNIVAEKDVFKEKANKLSKIISLIENSLIENSLQKSDMIRLGGKRELYIDILSVNPGIYILKKMPTIEAIDKK; encoded by the coding sequence ATGGATATAAAACGAGGTGGGTATTGCTTTATAAGTTTTTTTAAAAGTAAATATTTCTTTGTTTTATTGCTGATTTTGATTATCCTTTTTGCATTTACCGTTCGATATATGTATACAAAAAGGGGATTTCCATATCTTCACAATGTTGATGAGCCAAAAATTGGTAGCACTGCACTTCGTATGTTAAAGACAGGAGACCTAAATCCTCACTTCTTTAATTATGGTTCATTATTGATTTACATAAATTTTTTATCTGATATTGTTCATTACTTTTATTTAATGGGACAACCTGAAAGTGCAGAATCTTATCTTACAAGCCTAAACGATATTAAAATTAATATGGACACCGGTTGGCCTTTTACTCTATCTCATCCTAGTTTCTATCATTGGGGTAGAGTAATAATTGCTATATTTGGGACTTTAACAGTTTTTGTTACTTTTTTAACCACAAAATATATTTTTAATAAATGGGTAGGTTTATTATCGGCTTTATTTTTGGCTGCATTAGATATACATGTCAAAAATGTTTATCTTATGCCAAATATTCCAGTAGCATTTTTTGTAATGATTACAACTCTTTTTTCTATCATTTTTATTAAAAATAAACAAACAAAATATTTTATAATATCTTTAATATGTGTAGGTTTAACTATTGCGACAAAGTATAACGCAGGATTAATTATTATAGTTCCTCTTATTGCTCTTGTAATAGTTCGATTTCAAAGAAAAGATGTAGTTAAACCCTACTTGTGGTATCTAATACCTGTTATCCCTGCTATTACATTTCTTATCGTGATGCCTTATGCGTTTTTGGATATAAAAACATTTTTAGAACATGTAGGATTCGAAATAAGACATTATAAAGTTACAGGCCATGTTGTCTTTAATAAAGTGCTTGAAAAAAGCACATCTCAACCCGGATGGGATAATATGATTTTTCAATTTAGCGAATTTCATAATAATCTAGGGACCATCAATTTAATAATTATAGCACTGGGTATAATTGGTATTTTTAAACCAACTATGTTTTTTACTTTTATTATGCCGTTATTCTATTTTTACTTTATGACAAAAATGAAAGTAAACTTACACCAAAACTTCATACTTTTTTATCCTTTTTTTTCCATACTATTTGCATCTGGTGTTTACTTTATTTACCTATTCCTCAGATTTTTGGAAAACTATTTTTTCCACAAACATAAGATAAATTTTTCTCTTTGTTTAGTTTCGATTATATTTACAATATACTTATTAAACTTATCTTATGACCGTTTTGCTGTTAGTAAGAAAATTTACTATTCAAAAGATACCAGAACTCAAATAGTTGATTTTATAAATAATAAGATGAAAAACATAAATAAGGTATACTTTGCAGAAGAGTTACGAATGCATGAGCAAGATTTACGAAAGATTAAAGTTAAACAAGAGGTGGTCCCATTAGAAGAATTGATTAAAATTAAAGATAGTAAATCAATTTTCGTTGTGCCTACTAATATTGTTGCAGAAAAAGATGTCTTTAAAGAAAAAGCGAATAAATTATCAAAGATAATATCTTTGATAGAAAATTCTTTAATAGAAAATTCTTTACAGAAATCAGATATGATTCGCCTTGGAGGGAAAAGAGAACTATACATTGATATACTTTCTGTAAATCCTGGAATCTATATCTTGAAGAAGATGCCAACAATCGAGGCAATAGATAAAAAATAG
- a CDS encoding alpha-L-fucosidase codes for MIKTYQITFLCFIILVFTIIIFSFTALAQDYTKESKEQKDQRMKWWREARFGLFIHWGLYAIPAGKWGDKTNYGEWIRHEAQIPLPEYKKLLTQFNPIKFNAKEWVRMAKDAGMKYIVITSKHHDGFCLFDSKVTDWDVMSTPFQRDILKELSDACKEEGMRLCFYYSIMDWHHPDYLPRRDWEKEQRPEGDADFNRYIEYMKAQLKELITNYGPLGILWFDGEWENTWTHEKGVDLYNYVRSLQPDIIINNRVDTGRSGMEGTSEPKNVGDYETPEQKVPATGLPGVDWETCMTMNNHWGYNAVDKNFKSTKELIQLLVDIVSKGGNFLLNVGPMATGEFPPESVQRLKEIGEWMKVNSESVYGTIANPFEKTPWGRCTQKKLDNGHTILYVHIFDYKPNDKVVLPTDKSPVKVWLLKDTSKTIETSLKKNNLVIKLPGIEPDPYDTVVALEFEGSL; via the coding sequence ATGATTAAAACTTATCAAATAACATTTCTATGTTTCATTATACTTGTATTTACTATCATAATATTTTCTTTTACGGCGTTAGCCCAAGATTATACTAAAGAAAGTAAAGAACAAAAAGACCAGCGTATGAAATGGTGGAGAGAAGCACGATTTGGTCTTTTCATACATTGGGGTTTATATGCAATTCCCGCAGGTAAATGGGGCGATAAAACAAATTATGGAGAATGGATACGGCATGAAGCCCAGATTCCTCTGCCAGAATATAAAAAACTTCTTACTCAATTTAATCCTATTAAATTTAATGCAAAAGAATGGGTAAGAATGGCAAAAGATGCAGGCATGAAATATATTGTCATTACCTCAAAACATCATGATGGATTCTGCTTGTTTGATTCCAAAGTAACCGATTGGGATGTAATGTCAACACCGTTCCAGAGAGATATTTTGAAGGAACTTTCTGACGCATGCAAGGAAGAAGGGATGCGGCTCTGTTTTTATTATTCTATCATGGATTGGCATCATCCTGATTATTTGCCCCGTAGAGACTGGGAAAAGGAACAGCGTCCCGAAGGTGATGCAGATTTCAATCGCTACATAGAATACATGAAGGCACAATTGAAAGAATTAATAACCAATTATGGTCCACTTGGAATCTTATGGTTTGATGGGGAATGGGAAAATACATGGACACATGAAAAAGGTGTAGACCTATATAATTATGTCCGCTCCTTGCAGCCAGATATTATTATCAACAATCGTGTTGATACAGGTCGTTCAGGTATGGAAGGCACTTCTGAACCTAAAAATGTAGGAGACTACGAGACACCTGAACAAAAAGTCCCAGCCACAGGCTTGCCCGGTGTTGACTGGGAAACCTGTATGACTATGAACAATCACTGGGGATATAACGCAGTAGACAAAAACTTCAAATCAACAAAGGAACTAATCCAACTTCTGGTGGACATCGTTTCTAAGGGTGGTAATTTCCTTCTCAATGTAGGTCCTATGGCAACTGGAGAATTTCCACCTGAATCTGTGCAACGACTCAAAGAGATAGGTGAATGGATGAAAGTAAACAGTGAATCCGTCTACGGCACAATAGCCAATCCATTTGAAAAAACGCCATGGGGCAGATGCACTCAAAAGAAACTCGATAATGGACACACCATTCTTTATGTCCATATATTCGATTACAAACCTAATGACAAGGTTGTATTGCCAACAGATAAATCACCTGTAAAGGTATGGTTATTGAAAGATACCTCTAAAACAATCGAAACATCACTAAAAAAGAACAATCTCGTTATTAAACTCCCCGGAATAGAGCCCGACCCCTATGACACCGTTGTCGCCTTAGAATTTGAAGGAAGTTTATAA
- the folK gene encoding 2-amino-4-hydroxy-6-hydroxymethyldihydropteridine diphosphokinase translates to MMAYLSIGSNLGERFDNITNAIRKLNEISKTKVKKASNIYETEPVGNRNQPTFLNIAVEIETELSPLELLSEIKKIEYQLGRTPQQERWGPRIIDIDIILYNDSIINDVQLVLPHAEFRNRRFVLQPLADLCGSKVDPITGKTIEELLLGSEVKGKVVKTELKVTLEPLRLEP, encoded by the coding sequence ATGATGGCTTATTTAAGTATTGGTAGTAATTTAGGTGAACGGTTTGATAATATTACCAATGCCATCAGAAAGTTAAATGAAATATCCAAAACAAAAGTTAAAAAGGCTTCGAACATATACGAAACGGAGCCCGTAGGTAATAGAAATCAACCTACTTTTTTGAATATCGCAGTGGAGATTGAGACGGAATTAAGTCCGCTTGAACTCCTGAGCGAAATAAAAAAAATTGAATATCAATTAGGAAGAACACCCCAACAAGAAAGATGGGGACCACGCATTATTGATATTGACATCATTTTATATAATGATTCAATTATCAATGATGTTCAATTAGTTCTTCCTCATGCAGAGTTTCGCAACCGTCGTTTTGTTCTACAACCTCTTGCGGATTTATGTGGCAGTAAAGTTGACCCAATTACGGGTAAAACAATTGAAGAATTATTATTAGGTTCGGAAGTCAAAGGTAAAGTAGTAAAAACAGAGTTAAAAGTAACTCTTGAACCGCTCCGCTTGGAGCCCTAA
- the panB gene encoding 3-methyl-2-oxobutanoate hydroxymethyltransferase — translation MNKKAVVHFLEQKQKKEKIALLTAYDFPTAQLVEEAGVDGILVGDSLGMVVMGGENTLKVSMDIMTYHTSIVTRAVNNTLVIADMPFLSYQISPEEALKNAGRLISEGGAQAVKLEGPVSKYGDVIEKIIKAGIPVMGHIGLTPQSILEIGGYKVQGRSEACRKRLKKEAKELQEVGCFSIVLECIPSDLAKEITESLDIPTIGIGAGPDCDGQILVCYDLLGWGKARFAKTYINIRENMKEAFSTFVNEVKQGKYPEEKHGYT, via the coding sequence ATGAATAAAAAGGCAGTAGTACATTTCTTAGAGCAAAAGCAGAAGAAAGAAAAGATTGCATTATTAACGGCTTATGATTTTCCTACCGCCCAATTGGTAGAAGAAGCAGGTGTAGATGGGATTTTAGTAGGAGATTCTTTAGGAATGGTAGTAATGGGAGGAGAAAATACGCTAAAAGTTTCTATGGATATAATGACATATCATACCTCCATTGTTACCCGTGCTGTAAATAATACCCTCGTTATAGCGGATATGCCCTTTTTATCTTATCAAATTTCCCCTGAAGAGGCATTAAAAAATGCAGGTAGATTAATCTCCGAAGGAGGTGCCCAAGCAGTAAAGTTAGAAGGTCCTGTATCTAAATATGGTGATGTTATCGAAAAGATAATCAAAGCAGGAATCCCAGTGATGGGACATATAGGATTAACTCCTCAATCCATACTTGAAATAGGTGGTTATAAAGTTCAAGGACGCTCAGAAGCCTGTCGAAAAAGATTAAAGAAAGAGGCTAAAGAATTACAAGAAGTGGGATGCTTTTCTATTGTGCTTGAATGTATTCCTTCAGATTTGGCAAAAGAAATAACCGAAAGTTTAGATATTCCCACTATAGGAATTGGTGCCGGACCTGATTGTGATGGCCAAATACTTGTATGTTATGACTTATTAGGTTGGGGAAAGGCTCGTTTTGCCAAGACTTATATAAATATTCGTGAAAATATGAAGGAGGCTTTTTCTACTTTTGTAAATGAAGTGAAACAAGGTAAGTACCCGGAAGAAAAACATGGGTATACATAA
- the panC gene encoding pantoate--beta-alanine ligase: METINTPEEMRNWSLIQKKEGHTIGFVPTMGALHEGHLSLMRASVAENDVTVVSIFVNPTQFAPNEDFESYPRSFEKDSKMCFSIGVDIIYAPTVETMYPEDYSTYVVVEKVSEGLCGASRPHFFRGVATVVTKLFNAVLPDRAYFGQKDAQQCAVIKRMVRDLNMGIEIIEMPIVREPDGLAMSSRNQYLTPAQRKEALCLSRGLFKVEELIKNGEKSIERIKEVLSSEMSNVDIDYIEVVDAETMKPLSTLQGEVLIAVAAWVGRARLIDNIKIKI; the protein is encoded by the coding sequence ATGGAAACTATAAATACTCCAGAAGAAATGCGTAATTGGTCCCTAATTCAGAAAAAGGAAGGACATACAATTGGTTTCGTTCCAACTATGGGGGCTCTTCATGAGGGACATTTAAGTTTAATGCGGGCTTCTGTGGCAGAAAATGATGTGACTGTAGTAAGTATTTTTGTTAATCCTACCCAGTTTGCACCTAATGAAGATTTTGAGTCCTATCCTCGTTCTTTTGAAAAAGATAGCAAAATGTGCTTTTCCATAGGTGTTGATATAATTTATGCTCCTACCGTAGAAACTATGTATCCTGAAGATTATTCTACTTATGTAGTAGTAGAAAAAGTATCCGAGGGCTTATGCGGGGCATCTCGTCCTCATTTTTTCCGTGGTGTTGCAACGGTGGTAACTAAATTATTTAATGCAGTTCTACCTGATAGAGCCTATTTTGGACAAAAAGATGCCCAACAATGTGCTGTTATCAAAAGAATGGTACGGGATTTGAATATGGGTATAGAAATTATTGAAATGCCTATCGTCAGAGAACCCGATGGATTAGCAATGAGTTCTCGCAATCAATATTTAACCCCTGCTCAAAGAAAAGAAGCCTTATGTTTATCAAGAGGATTGTTCAAAGTAGAGGAACTTATCAAAAATGGAGAAAAATCTATTGAGCGTATAAAAGAGGTACTTTCGTCAGAAATGTCTAATGTAGATATTGACTATATAGAAGTAGTAGATGCAGAGACGATGAAACCGTTATCTACTCTTCAAGGAGAGGTATTAATTGCAGTAGCCGCATGGGTAGGAAGGGCAAGATTAATAGATAATATAAAAATAAAAATTTAG
- a CDS encoding aspartate 1-decarboxylase: protein MFLTMLKSKIHRAKITDANLNYEGSITIDIDLLNKANIHPYEAVHVFNINTGDRFITYAIEGPKGSGAICLNGAAARLGQPGDLLIIVSFIQIPEEQAKGWKPIVVHVDKDNKPI from the coding sequence ATGTTCCTCACAATGCTTAAAAGTAAAATACATCGAGCAAAAATTACTGATGCAAACTTGAATTATGAGGGAAGTATTACTATAGATATTGATTTGCTAAATAAAGCAAACATTCATCCCTATGAAGCGGTTCATGTGTTCAATATTAATACGGGTGACCGTTTCATTACTTATGCTATAGAAGGTCCAAAAGGAAGTGGTGCTATTTGTTTAAATGGTGCAGCGGCACGTTTGGGTCAACCCGGTGATTTACTTATTATTGTGTCTTTTATTCAAATTCCTGAAGAACAAGCAAAAGGCTGGAAACCGATTGTTGTTCATGTAGATAAAGATAATAAGCCCATCTAA
- a CDS encoding uroporphyrinogen decarboxylase family protein produces the protein MTHRERVIRALNFLETDRIPMDLGGMDSTGISAFAYPHLVKFLELEERLPYVHDTGQMLALPDLDVLDTLGCDVITIRMGFANGYVEENQWDYFDFGGRLSAKVINASCFKVLEDGTVTQPDYGLRMPPDSYVFDSEHGGQPVFFDNDLPELDLGKIKEDLLNHKLSDETIEKVSEICKKAYEETDRALFLNGPMLGIGIGNFGGVGYFPLLCLTNEEKVKELHEILLNHAISELERLLPHVKDYVHIYMCNADDWGTQSNLIASPDTFKRLFLPYYQEFNRYIHTQAPHIKTFLHSCGAVYDLLDSFIECGFDILNPVQWTAGKYNYHDWKKKCEGRVVLWGGGIDTQKTLPLGNKEDIIKQVSEIVSVFSRGSGYVFCSIHNILAEIEPWKIKTIYETAQSIKG, from the coding sequence ATGACTCATCGAGAACGGGTAATTCGTGCTTTAAATTTTTTAGAAACCGACCGTATTCCTATGGATTTAGGAGGTATGGACTCCACAGGAATAAGTGCTTTTGCATATCCTCATTTAGTTAAATTTTTAGAATTAGAGGAAAGGTTGCCTTATGTCCATGATACAGGACAAATGCTTGCTTTGCCAGATTTAGATGTTCTCGATACTTTAGGCTGTGATGTAATAACAATTAGGATGGGGTTTGCAAATGGGTATGTAGAGGAAAATCAATGGGATTATTTTGATTTTGGTGGTAGATTATCAGCAAAAGTGATAAACGCATCTTGTTTTAAAGTTTTAGAAGATGGAACAGTTACCCAGCCTGACTATGGTTTAAGAATGCCTCCTGACTCTTATGTCTTTGATTCTGAACATGGTGGACAACCCGTTTTTTTTGACAACGATTTACCCGAACTTGATTTAGGAAAAATAAAAGAGGATTTGCTTAATCACAAATTAAGTGATGAGACGATAGAAAAAGTTTCGGAAATTTGTAAAAAAGCGTATGAGGAGACAGACCGTGCTCTTTTCTTAAATGGACCAATGCTGGGCATTGGTATTGGGAACTTTGGAGGAGTGGGTTATTTCCCATTACTATGTTTAACGAATGAAGAAAAAGTAAAGGAATTACATGAAATTCTACTAAATCACGCTATTTCCGAACTGGAGAGATTACTTCCCCATGTAAAAGATTATGTCCATATATATATGTGTAATGCAGATGATTGGGGAACTCAAAGTAATCTTATTGCATCTCCTGATACATTTAAACGGCTCTTTCTTCCTTATTATCAGGAATTCAACAGATATATTCATACTCAGGCACCTCATATTAAGACTTTTTTACATAGTTGCGGTGCTGTTTATGACTTATTGGATTCTTTTATAGAATGTGGATTTGATATATTAAATCCTGTCCAATGGACTGCTGGGAAATACAATTATCATGACTGGAAGAAGAAATGTGAAGGGAGAGTGGTTTTATGGGGTGGTGGAATTGATACTCAAAAAACACTTCCCTTAGGTAATAAAGAAGATATTATTAAACAGGTTTCTGAAATTGTATCCGTATTTTCCAGAGGAAGTGGATATGTATTTTGTTCTATTCATAATATTCTTGCAGAAATCGAACCATGGAAAATAAAAACAATATATGAAACTGCTCAATCAATAAAGGGATAA
- a CDS encoding RNA polymerase sigma factor, whose product MNNDKPNFESYSDEDLALLWKKGDLKAFEEIVRRYQGKVYATAYRVTGNREDALDVTQEVLVKAYEKINQWEPRGSFLPWLLRLTVNRSIDYLRKRKRTSHESLNEGIAKVNEDEIHYIVSPSNPADLSRAKEIDEKIRNALTKLSKTQQTVFVLRHYQGYSLSEIAEHLGCTVGSVKVHLFRALQKLRNELGKFDL is encoded by the coding sequence ATGAATAATGACAAACCCAACTTTGAATCATACTCTGATGAAGATTTAGCCCTTCTCTGGAAGAAGGGTGACTTAAAAGCATTCGAAGAAATCGTTCGAAGGTATCAAGGAAAAGTTTATGCTACAGCATATCGGGTAACCGGTAATCGAGAGGACGCTCTGGATGTGACACAGGAAGTTCTGGTTAAAGCATACGAAAAAATAAATCAATGGGAACCACGAGGTTCCTTCTTACCATGGCTTTTAAGATTAACCGTTAACCGTTCTATAGATTACCTACGGAAAAGAAAAAGAACAAGCCATGAAAGTTTAAATGAAGGAATCGCTAAAGTTAATGAAGACGAAATACATTACATCGTTTCACCATCTAATCCTGCAGATTTATCCAGAGCCAAAGAAATTGATGAAAAAATAAGAAATGCTTTAACTAAATTATCAAAAACCCAGCAAACAGTATTCGTATTAAGACACTATCAAGGTTATTCTTTAAGTGAAATTGCGGAACACTTAGGATGTACCGTTGGTAGTGTTAAAGTTCATTTATTTCGGGCATTACAAAAATTAAGAAATGAATTAGGGAAATTTGATTTATGA